From Microvirgula aerodenitrificans DSM 15089, the proteins below share one genomic window:
- a CDS encoding putative motility protein — MDNVQSTSSANVLDQSAVFAIKKQRDITKDTINTLVESTVQQSRSVNPAHLGQNIDVRA, encoded by the coding sequence TCGACAAGCAGTGCCAACGTACTGGACCAGTCGGCTGTTTTCGCGATCAAGAAGCAACGCGACATCACCAAGGACACCATCAATACGCTGGTCGAGTCTACCGTGCAGCAAAGCCGTTCGGTCAATCCGGCCCATCTGGGTCAGAATATCGACGTGCGCGCCTGA